The following proteins are encoded in a genomic region of Methylobacterium tardum:
- a CDS encoding EamA family transporter, with amino-acid sequence MSHLLQSWRFWALAAACFAALTAILAKVGVSGVQSDVATLVRTAVILVFAGAIVVGSGQSGGLAQISGRSLVFLVLSGLATGASWLCYFRALSLGDAARVAPLDKLSVVLVALLGAGLLGETLSLAAWAGVALIAAGAALVASGW; translated from the coding sequence GTGAGCCACCTGCTGCAATCCTGGCGCTTCTGGGCGCTTGCCGCCGCCTGCTTCGCGGCGCTCACCGCGATCCTGGCCAAGGTCGGGGTCTCGGGCGTGCAGTCGGATGTCGCGACCCTGGTCCGCACCGCCGTGATCCTGGTCTTCGCCGGGGCGATCGTCGTCGGCTCCGGCCAGTCCGGCGGTCTCGCGCAGATCTCCGGCCGCAGCCTCGTCTTCCTGGTCCTGTCGGGCCTCGCCACCGGGGCGTCGTGGCTGTGCTACTTCCGGGCGCTGTCGCTTGGCGACGCCGCCCGGGTCGCGCCGCTCGACAAGCTCAGCGTCGTGTTGGTGGCGCTCCTCGGCGCCGGCCTGCTCGGCGAAACCCTGAGCCTCGCGGCTTGGGCGGGCGTCGCGCTGATCGCCGCCGGGGCCGCGCTCGTTGCCTCGGGCTGGTGA
- a CDS encoding glutathione S-transferase family protein yields the protein MIRFYYNLSPNPMKVALCLEEMGLPYETVPVDTRQGAQFDPAYTAINPNGKVPAIVDGDVTVFDSNAILLYLAGKTGQFLPEGEPVRGEMLSWLMFVATGIGPFSGQCVHFRHFAQDGGAYATERYTFEARRHWGILDQRLADRTYVLGDTYTIVDMAVWGWARMVPFVLGETAFAALPNVKRLLDTINARPAAQAAEALKGRHAFKAEMDAEARSIMFPATRSTA from the coding sequence GTGATTCGATTCTACTACAATCTCAGCCCCAACCCCATGAAGGTCGCCCTCTGCCTCGAGGAGATGGGCCTGCCCTACGAGACGGTGCCGGTGGACACCCGCCAGGGCGCGCAGTTCGACCCCGCCTACACGGCGATCAACCCGAACGGGAAGGTGCCGGCGATCGTCGACGGCGACGTGACGGTGTTCGATTCGAACGCCATCCTGCTCTACCTCGCCGGGAAGACCGGCCAGTTCCTGCCCGAGGGCGAGCCGGTGCGCGGCGAGATGCTGTCCTGGCTGATGTTCGTGGCGACCGGCATCGGGCCGTTCTCCGGCCAATGCGTCCATTTCCGCCACTTCGCGCAGGACGGCGGCGCCTACGCCACCGAGCGCTACACCTTCGAGGCGCGCCGGCACTGGGGCATCCTCGACCAGCGGCTCGCCGACCGCACCTACGTGCTCGGCGACACCTACACGATCGTCGACATGGCGGTGTGGGGCTGGGCCCGGATGGTGCCGTTCGTGCTGGGCGAGACCGCCTTCGCGGCGCTGCCGAACGTGAAGCGCCTGCTCGACACGATCAATGCCCGGCCCGCCGCCCAGGCCGCCGAGGCGCTGAAGGGCCGCCACGCATTCAAGGCCGAGATGGATGCAGAGGCCCGGAGCATCATGTTTCCCGCCACGCGCAGCACCGCCTGA
- a CDS encoding M48 family metalloprotease: MGGITERFRWAGRVPLGAVALCALATLLGACVADQTEATVRPAVVRVPAEAPRTTGRERVADADHLKLVASFGGEARAPNVTRMLTEVTDRLVKASDRPDQTYVVTLLDSPVVNAFALPNGRLYATRGLVALASDTSEVAAVLAHEMAHVTLSHATARSELELRSALVSRVVVDVLNDPDTGAQLQHQSRFALARFSREQELEADATGVRTLAKAGYDPFAAGRFLTALNRSTGLKAGSATEPDMLATHPGTAERITQVTRAARRIGAPGIGTDDRASYLAAVDGLAYGDNPRDGAVRGHRFIHPGLGIAFEVPEGFTLENTRSAVLGTIPDGSRRLLFDQIDAKEGQPLDAVLKASWNDAFDPAGFETREVAGHPTAFALSRGKDWTFRLAAIRIGDSTYRMIMAAKGAADPDPAFRRWTATLVAVSPDEVVLRPLRLQVVQATSTSAEDLARRMMVPDRALDRFLVLNGLERGAQLVPGRSYKIVAE, from the coding sequence GGCGCCGCGCACCACCGGCCGCGAGCGCGTCGCGGATGCCGACCACCTCAAGCTGGTGGCCTCCTTCGGCGGTGAGGCGCGCGCCCCGAACGTGACGCGGATGCTCACCGAGGTAACCGATCGCCTCGTGAAGGCGAGCGACCGGCCCGACCAGACCTACGTGGTCACGCTCCTCGATTCGCCGGTGGTCAACGCCTTCGCGCTGCCGAACGGGCGGCTCTACGCGACCCGCGGGCTGGTGGCGTTGGCGAGCGACACCTCCGAGGTGGCGGCCGTGCTGGCCCACGAGATGGCGCACGTGACCCTCAGCCACGCCACGGCCCGGAGCGAGCTGGAGCTGCGCTCGGCCCTCGTCAGCCGGGTCGTGGTCGACGTGCTGAACGATCCCGATACCGGCGCCCAGCTGCAGCACCAGTCGCGCTTCGCGCTGGCGCGCTTCTCCCGCGAGCAGGAGCTGGAGGCGGACGCCACCGGCGTGCGCACCCTCGCCAAGGCCGGCTACGACCCGTTCGCGGCCGGCCGGTTCCTCACCGCGCTCAACCGCTCGACCGGCCTGAAGGCGGGCAGCGCCACCGAGCCCGACATGCTGGCGACCCATCCGGGGACGGCCGAGCGCATCACCCAGGTCACCCGGGCGGCTCGGCGCATCGGCGCGCCGGGCATCGGCACCGACGACCGCGCGTCCTACCTCGCCGCCGTGGACGGGCTCGCCTACGGCGACAATCCGCGCGACGGTGCCGTGCGCGGCCATCGCTTCATCCATCCCGGCCTCGGCATCGCCTTCGAGGTGCCGGAGGGCTTCACCCTGGAGAACACGCGCTCGGCCGTGCTCGGCACGATCCCGGACGGCAGCCGCCGCCTGCTGTTCGACCAGATCGACGCGAAGGAGGGGCAGCCCCTCGACGCAGTGCTGAAGGCGAGCTGGAACGACGCCTTCGACCCGGCCGGCTTCGAGACCCGGGAGGTTGCCGGCCACCCGACGGCCTTCGCGCTGTCGCGCGGGAAGGACTGGACCTTCCGCCTCGCGGCCATCCGGATCGGCGATTCGACCTACCGGATGATCATGGCCGCCAAGGGCGCGGCCGACCCCGATCCGGCCTTCCGCCGCTGGACCGCGACCCTGGTGGCCGTCTCGCCCGACGAGGTGGTCCTGCGCCCGCTGCGGCTGCAGGTGGTGCAGGCGACCTCGACCAGCGCCGAGGACCTCGCCCGGCGCATGATGGTGCCGGACCGGGCGCTCGACCGGTTCCTCGTGCTCAACGGCCTGGAGCGGGGGGCGCAGCTGGTCCCGGGCCGCAGCTACAAGATCGTGGCGGAATAG